A single Phalacrocorax aristotelis chromosome 18, bGulAri2.1, whole genome shotgun sequence DNA region contains:
- the TAX1BP3 gene encoding tax1-binding protein 3, which yields MSYVPGQPVTAVVQRIEIHKLRQGDNLILGFSIGGGIDQDPTQNPFSEDKTDKGIYVTRVTEGGPAEVAGLQIGDKIMQVNGWDMTMVTHDQARKRLTKRNEEVVRLLVTRQSLQKAVQQSMMS from the exons caACGAATTGAAATACATAAGCTTCGTCAAGGTGACAATTTGATTCTGGGATTCAGCATTGGAGGTGGCATTGATCAGGATCCTACTCAGAACCCCTTCTCTGAAGACAAGACCGACAAG GGTATCTATGTAACAAGGGTGACAGAAGGAGGCCCAGCAGAAGTCGCAGGACTTCAGATTGGAGATAAGATCATGCAG GTGAATGGCTGGGATATGACAATGGTGACCCATGACCAAGCTAGGAAGAGGCTGACAAAAAGGAACGAAGAAGTGGTACGGCTGCTGGTGACCAGGCAATCTCTGCAGAAGGCTGTGCAACAATCCATGATGTCCTAA